The Chryseolinea soli genome contains a region encoding:
- a CDS encoding nucleotidyl transferase AbiEii/AbiGii toxin family protein: MPDSLHWDTVTPLLKDALTILMESEIFDPFRLVGGTSLSLQLGHRMSDDIDLFTDEVYESIDFDKIDKFLRDSFAYVSEPTTGPIGMGRSYFIGNSKDDTVKLDLYYTDKFIRDPLVLGPYRLATVEEIVAMKIDIVQRRGRKKDFWDLHEVIEDYSIEAMIALHQERYPYNHNEAIIRENFTDFSNADGDFDPKCARGKFWELIKYDFFKTLES, translated from the coding sequence ATGCCGGATAGTTTGCATTGGGATACCGTTACTCCCCTGCTGAAGGATGCGCTCACCATCCTGATGGAAAGCGAAATATTTGACCCGTTCCGTTTGGTGGGGGGTACTTCACTGAGCCTACAGTTGGGACACCGAATGTCGGACGACATTGATTTGTTCACCGATGAAGTCTATGAGTCAATTGATTTTGATAAGATTGATAAGTTCCTCAGAGATTCCTTCGCCTATGTATCCGAACCAACAACAGGTCCGATTGGGATGGGAAGGTCATATTTCATTGGCAACAGCAAGGATGATACTGTCAAGCTTGATCTTTATTACACCGACAAGTTCATAAGAGATCCGTTAGTTTTAGGTCCCTACAGACTGGCAACAGTGGAGGAGATTGTGGCGATGAAAATCGACATTGTTCAGCGTCGCGGCAGGAAAAAAGATTTTTGGGACCTGCATGAAGTGATTGAGGACTACAGCATAGAAGCAATGATTGCGCTGCACCAGGAGCGATACCCGTATAATCACAACGAAGCGATTATAAGAGAAAACTTCACCGATTTTTCAAACGCCGATGGCGACTTTGATCCAAAATGCGCGAGGGGAAAGTTCTGGGAACTTATTAAATATGATTTCTTCAAGACGCTAGAGTCTTGA
- a CDS encoding S1/P1 nuclease, with the protein MSYVIDKVLNMRKYYWGLVFFILSHNTEGYDKIGHRIIAQIASMNLHPKAKLRIENILGKNGLANVSNWADEIRSDHAFDYSARWHYLNVDGEYDSNDLDSVFENATNRNDNLLFAIDSLIKVLRKNRNDIQALKFLVHFIGDLHQPLHLGRSIDRGGNLIKVKWSKDSINLHSLWDTQMINFEQLSYTEYSHFLLESSNFKEVRSAKSNLKTSFKKSYVISRRIYNYNYKDLNQYIYYYGFSNDIAGLLITGGSLLSSVLNELYS; encoded by the coding sequence GTGAGCTATGTAATTGACAAGGTGCTGAATATGCGAAAATATTATTGGGGACTAGTGTTTTTTATTCTTTCACACAACACTGAGGGATACGATAAAATCGGTCATCGAATCATCGCGCAAATAGCTTCAATGAATTTACATCCGAAGGCAAAATTAAGAATTGAGAATATTCTAGGTAAAAATGGACTGGCAAATGTCTCGAACTGGGCGGATGAGATTAGAAGTGACCATGCGTTTGACTATTCTGCGAGATGGCATTATTTAAATGTTGATGGTGAATATGACTCAAATGACCTGGATAGCGTGTTTGAAAATGCTACAAATAGAAATGACAATCTTTTATTTGCGATTGACAGTCTGATTAAAGTGCTTAGAAAGAATCGAAATGATATTCAGGCGCTGAAATTTTTGGTCCATTTTATAGGTGACCTTCATCAGCCTTTGCATTTGGGTAGATCAATTGATCGAGGTGGGAATTTGATTAAAGTAAAGTGGTCCAAGGACTCGATTAATCTTCATTCCTTGTGGGATACTCAGATGATCAATTTTGAACAACTGAGTTATACAGAATACTCACATTTTCTCTTAGAGTCATCGAACTTTAAAGAAGTGCGATCTGCAAAATCAAACTTAAAAACTTCTTTCAAAAAGTCGTATGTGATTAGTAGAAGAATATATAATTACAACTACAAAGATTTAAACCAATATATTTACTACTACGGTTTTTCAAATGACATTGCAGGATTGCTGATTACTGGAGGCTCTCTTCTCTCTTCTGTGCTCAATGAACTATATTCATAA